The following coding sequences lie in one Micromonospora sp. R77 genomic window:
- a CDS encoding helix-turn-helix domain-containing protein — translation MTVLSGSDDYATVLRRWRTRRRVSQLELALRAGTTQRHVSFIESGRSHPGRAMLIRLAESLEVPLRDRNALLLAAGYAPAYPENRFDGPGLAAVRTALERVLAGHLPFPAVVVDRAGTLLLANAAFTALTAPAAPELLAPPVSVPRVLLHPDGLAPLIVNLDEWAWHVIDRLRAESVRNQDPRLVALVTELAALAPDRPREPGPDYVGFAVPLRLRHRDGELRLLTTLTHFGTAVDVALAELRMEAFLPADGQTAAALAALV, via the coding sequence GTGACCGTCCTGTCCGGATCCGACGACTACGCGACGGTGCTGCGCCGGTGGCGGACCCGCCGCCGGGTGAGCCAGCTCGAACTGGCGCTGCGCGCCGGCACCACCCAGCGGCACGTCAGCTTCATCGAGAGCGGGCGGTCCCACCCCGGTCGGGCGATGCTGATCCGGCTGGCCGAGTCGTTGGAGGTGCCGCTGCGGGACCGCAACGCGTTGCTGCTGGCGGCCGGTTACGCGCCCGCGTACCCGGAGAACCGGTTCGACGGTCCGGGCCTCGCCGCCGTCCGCACGGCCCTGGAGCGGGTGCTGGCCGGGCATCTGCCCTTCCCGGCGGTGGTGGTCGACCGCGCGGGCACGCTGCTGCTGGCGAACGCCGCCTTCACCGCGCTGACCGCACCGGCCGCGCCGGAGCTGCTGGCGCCGCCGGTGAGCGTGCCCCGGGTGCTGCTGCACCCCGACGGGCTCGCGCCGCTGATCGTCAACCTCGACGAGTGGGCCTGGCACGTGATCGACCGGTTGCGCGCCGAGTCGGTCCGCAACCAGGACCCCCGGCTGGTCGCGCTGGTCACCGAACTCGCCGCGCTCGCCCCGGACCGGCCCCGGGAGCCGGGCCCGGACTACGTCGGGTTCGCCGTACCGTTGCGGTTGCGGCACCGCGACGGCGAGCTGCGGCTGCTGACCACCCTGACCCATTTCGGTACGGCGGTGGACGTCGCCCTGGCCGAGCTGCGGATGGAGGCGTTCCTCCCCGCAGACGGGCAGACCGCCGCCGCGCTGGCCGCCCTGGTCTAG